One part of the Microlunatus elymi genome encodes these proteins:
- a CDS encoding NUDIX domain-containing protein, with translation MTDFHLVGWLVLYVDGRLLLARRAGVGYGNGCWGLPGGHVEDGETLAQAAAREAAEEVGIRVDPADLTPLGMSRYIDGDVAGLDLFFRADRYAGEPSPVTECDRVGWFGLTELPDPILGWLPATLHRLLVERRWYEEMLD, from the coding sequence ATGACCGACTTCCACCTCGTCGGTTGGCTGGTGTTGTACGTCGACGGCCGGCTGCTGCTGGCCCGCCGGGCCGGCGTCGGCTACGGCAACGGCTGCTGGGGGCTGCCCGGCGGACACGTCGAGGACGGCGAGACGCTGGCCCAGGCGGCTGCGCGAGAGGCCGCCGAGGAGGTCGGAATCCGGGTCGACCCGGCCGACCTGACGCCGCTCGGGATGTCCCGTTACATCGACGGCGACGTGGCCGGACTCGATCTGTTCTTCCGCGCCGACCGCTACGCCGGTGAACCGAGCCCGGTCACCGAGTGCGACCGGGTCGGCTGGTTCGGTCTGACCGAGCTGCCCGATCCGATCCTGGGTTGGCTGCCGGCAACACTGCATCGCCTGCTCGTCGAGCGCCGGTGGTACGAGGAGATGCTCGACTGA
- the lepB gene encoding signal peptidase I has translation MNAKAGSEDNPRTVGDKIGSLIKELLIVVIGALIIAALIRAFVGQMFLVPSGSMEHTLNIGDRIAVQKITHFKRGDVVVFKDPNHWLGDEPTAPERGPIGKGLEWVGILPNTDSEYLVKRVIGLPGDHVKCCDTQGRITVNGQPLNEQSYLYTEGGLQSKPSEFPFDVVVPADRIWVMGDHRDDSADSRCHLQDEDPDGKYMGAFVPVDDVVGPVFAVVAPLRDARFLKRPPTFDAVPAGESPAPAQPVVKTPNVRC, from the coding sequence TTGAACGCCAAGGCGGGGTCGGAGGACAATCCTCGTACCGTCGGCGACAAGATCGGCAGCTTGATCAAGGAGCTGCTGATCGTCGTCATCGGTGCCCTGATCATCGCCGCGCTGATCCGCGCCTTCGTCGGTCAGATGTTCCTGGTGCCGTCCGGTTCGATGGAGCACACGCTGAACATCGGCGACCGGATCGCGGTGCAGAAGATCACCCACTTCAAGCGTGGCGACGTGGTCGTGTTCAAGGACCCCAACCACTGGCTGGGCGACGAGCCGACGGCCCCGGAGCGGGGTCCGATCGGCAAGGGACTCGAGTGGGTCGGCATCCTGCCCAACACCGACAGCGAATACCTGGTCAAGCGGGTGATCGGGCTGCCCGGTGATCACGTCAAGTGCTGCGACACCCAGGGCCGGATCACCGTCAACGGGCAGCCGCTGAACGAGCAGAGCTACCTCTACACCGAGGGTGGGCTGCAGAGCAAGCCGTCGGAGTTCCCGTTCGACGTGGTCGTGCCGGCGGATCGGATCTGGGTGATGGGCGATCATCGCGACGACAGTGCCGACTCCCGGTGTCATCTGCAGGACGAGGATCCCGACGGCAAGTACATGGGTGCCTTCGTCCCGGTCGACGACGTCGTCGGCCCGGTGTTCGCGGTGGTGGCGCCGCTGCGCGACGCCCGGTTCTTGAAACGTCCGCCGACCTTCGACGCCGTACCGGCCGGTGAGTCGCCGGCCCCTGCCCAACCGGTGGTGAAGACGCCTAACGTGAGGTGTTGA
- a CDS encoding LacI family DNA-binding transcriptional regulator: MSTFGLTMERNSWSPRSEEFYNQLLVGLGDEVIGQGHMVIVEIVADRDEELATYARWARDGSVDAVLCKDIGVGDDLEDRVDQLGLAHVVLGDTHQPVTANAVAVDNAGGLREALDYLRAAGHRRIDWITGPPAQFHTHVRMQAFSDYLADGLIEGVAAPANYDPERCREMLAAALRRDHPPTAFLVDGDFLATVVEDFVRHSGRVVPTDVSVMSWDDTLTCQRADPPISALEHHIADLGHAVGRCLVAAVEGRQLREVGPRPQLVIRAST, from the coding sequence ATGTCCACTTTCGGCCTGACCATGGAGCGCAACAGCTGGTCGCCGCGCAGCGAGGAGTTCTACAACCAGTTGCTGGTCGGGCTCGGCGACGAGGTGATCGGCCAGGGTCACATGGTGATCGTGGAGATCGTCGCGGATCGGGACGAGGAACTGGCCACCTACGCCCGCTGGGCCCGCGACGGCTCGGTGGATGCCGTGCTGTGCAAGGACATCGGCGTCGGCGACGACCTGGAGGACCGAGTTGATCAACTCGGCCTGGCCCATGTCGTGCTCGGTGACACGCACCAGCCGGTGACGGCCAACGCGGTGGCCGTGGACAACGCCGGCGGACTGCGCGAGGCGCTGGACTACCTGCGTGCGGCCGGACATCGGCGGATCGACTGGATCACCGGACCGCCGGCCCAGTTCCACACCCACGTACGGATGCAGGCGTTCTCCGACTACCTCGCGGACGGGCTGATCGAGGGCGTCGCCGCGCCTGCGAACTACGACCCCGAACGTTGCCGCGAGATGCTGGCCGCTGCGCTGCGTCGTGATCATCCACCGACGGCGTTCCTGGTCGACGGCGACTTCCTGGCCACGGTCGTCGAGGATTTCGTCCGACACAGCGGCCGGGTCGTGCCCACCGACGTGTCGGTGATGTCCTGGGACGACACCCTGACCTGCCAACGCGCGGATCCGCCGATCTCCGCCCTGGAACATCACATCGCCGATCTTGGTCACGCGGTCGGCCGCTGCCTGGTCGCCGCGGTCGAGGGTCGCCAGCTGCGTGAGGTCGGTCCGCGACCCCAGTTGGTGATCCGGGCGTCAACCTGA
- a CDS encoding DUF2469 domain-containing protein encodes MSAEDLEQYESDLELQLYREYKDVVGIFTYAVETERRFYLCNAVDLKVRTEGGDVYYEVSMADAWVWDMYRPSRFVKSAKVLTFRDVSIEEIVHSDLEVPKDVAGNN; translated from the coding sequence ATGAGCGCCGAGGATCTTGAGCAGTACGAGAGCGACCTCGAGCTGCAGCTCTATCGCGAATACAAGGACGTCGTCGGCATCTTCACCTACGCGGTGGAGACCGAGCGCCGGTTCTATCTCTGCAACGCGGTCGACCTGAAGGTCCGCACCGAAGGCGGCGACGTCTACTACGAGGTCTCGATGGCCGACGCCTGGGTCTGGGACATGTACCGGCCGTCCCGGTTCGTCAAGAGCGCCAAGGTGCTCACCTTCCGCGACGTGTCGATCGAGGAGATCGTGCACAGCGACCTGGAAGTCCCCAAGGACGTCGCCGGCAACAACTGA
- a CDS encoding ABC transporter permease produces the protein MLRRYLTAKSVVGLSIVLAIFLFGIIGPFVVQDPLAISDIGMAPPSADHIFGTTQTGQDVFAQLSWATRGSLIIGLLVGGMATFLSLLFGVLGGYAGSWLDELFSLFTNVVLILPGLPLMIVIGSYVQQKGILLISLVLAITSWAAGARVLRAQTLSIRNRDYVQAAKVAGEGPLRIIAVEILPNLLPVMSSGFVFAMIWAILGEAGLAFIGLGVVGTQTWGSMLYYAQNGQALTLGGWWWFVPPGAMIALLGTGLALINFAIDEVINPRLRTQHLHRTKKAEARIERAAEQKEAAA, from the coding sequence ATGCTCCGTCGCTATCTCACCGCCAAGTCCGTCGTCGGCCTCTCGATCGTGCTGGCGATCTTCCTGTTCGGCATCATCGGCCCGTTCGTGGTCCAGGATCCGTTGGCGATCTCCGACATCGGGATGGCTCCGCCGAGTGCGGACCACATCTTCGGCACCACGCAGACCGGCCAGGACGTCTTTGCCCAACTGTCCTGGGCCACCCGCGGCTCCTTGATCATCGGCCTGCTGGTCGGCGGGATGGCAACGTTCCTGTCCCTGCTGTTCGGTGTCCTCGGCGGCTACGCCGGCAGTTGGCTGGACGAACTGTTCTCGCTGTTCACCAACGTGGTGTTGATCTTGCCCGGTCTGCCCCTGATGATCGTGATCGGATCGTACGTGCAGCAGAAGGGAATTCTGCTGATCTCGCTGGTGCTGGCGATCACCTCCTGGGCCGCCGGTGCCCGCGTGCTGCGTGCCCAGACGCTGTCCATCCGCAATCGTGATTACGTCCAGGCCGCCAAGGTGGCCGGGGAAGGTCCGCTGCGGATCATCGCGGTCGAGATCCTGCCCAATCTGTTGCCGGTGATGTCGTCCGGCTTCGTGTTCGCGATGATCTGGGCGATCCTCGGCGAGGCGGGCCTGGCCTTCATCGGGCTGGGCGTGGTCGGCACCCAGACCTGGGGATCGATGCTCTACTACGCGCAGAACGGTCAGGCGCTGACCCTCGGCGGATGGTGGTGGTTCGTGCCGCCGGGTGCGATGATCGCCTTGCTGGGCACGGGTCTGGCCTTGATCAACTTCGCCATCGACGAGGTGATCAACCCGCGGCTGCGGACGCAGCACCTGCATCGGACCAAGAAGGCGGAGGCGCGGATCGAACGCGCCGCCGAGCAGAAGGAGGCGGCGGCGTGA
- a CDS encoding phosphotransferase enzyme family protein — protein MTKQSSFKRVARERARATGQRYTQARADLELANRQEFIHSRPFEQVALKAHLEEHYRIKISSILPIDDDPATRPNGSWPGHYPSTLVVKHNGGQPWIVRIFSSSADLVSRVQGDAEILRFLATHDFPAERIAHDDPVTVLDGKGMIVTRFIEGGRPSASSPALWFEMAELLARLHTLPAADGAVARDGGAEEHDGGFHVGRPKEDLAASMSFLVSVENKVDDASAEKFEWLRDQVENADDAEGLPEALTHGNYHPWAAVGTPGDIAIVGWAGSGRGPRLPALAWLLRTAAERNGDANVDAVMRGYSRHIRLTDEEFDRLPSILNLRPLWLECLGFRMALNDGRPPQLDEGWMQPASVTFAERLATQAAAAARR, from the coding sequence ATGACGAAGCAGAGCAGTTTCAAGCGCGTGGCACGTGAGCGGGCCCGCGCAACCGGACAGCGGTACACCCAGGCGCGGGCCGATCTGGAGTTGGCCAATCGCCAGGAGTTCATCCACTCCCGCCCGTTCGAGCAAGTGGCGCTGAAGGCCCATCTCGAGGAGCATTACCGGATCAAGATCAGCTCGATCCTGCCGATCGACGACGATCCGGCTACTCGCCCGAACGGTTCGTGGCCCGGTCACTATCCCTCGACACTGGTCGTCAAACACAACGGCGGTCAGCCGTGGATCGTGCGGATCTTCTCCTCATCGGCCGACCTGGTCAGCCGCGTACAGGGTGACGCCGAGATACTGCGATTCCTGGCAACCCACGATTTCCCGGCCGAACGGATCGCCCACGACGACCCGGTGACGGTGCTCGATGGCAAGGGCATGATCGTCACCCGGTTCATCGAGGGTGGACGCCCGAGCGCCAGTTCCCCGGCGCTCTGGTTCGAGATGGCAGAGCTGCTGGCGCGGTTGCACACGCTGCCCGCGGCCGACGGCGCCGTCGCACGGGACGGCGGTGCCGAAGAGCACGACGGTGGCTTTCATGTGGGACGGCCGAAGGAGGACCTGGCGGCTTCCATGAGCTTCCTGGTCAGCGTCGAGAACAAGGTCGACGACGCCTCGGCGGAGAAGTTCGAGTGGTTACGCGATCAGGTCGAGAACGCCGACGATGCCGAGGGACTGCCCGAGGCGCTGACCCACGGCAACTACCATCCGTGGGCTGCCGTCGGCACCCCCGGCGACATCGCGATCGTCGGCTGGGCGGGATCGGGACGCGGGCCCCGGCTGCCCGCCCTGGCTTGGCTGCTGCGTACCGCCGCCGAACGCAACGGCGACGCCAATGTCGACGCGGTGATGCGCGGGTACTCCCGGCACATTCGACTGACCGATGAGGAATTCGACCGGCTTCCGTCGATCCTCAACCTGAGGCCCTTGTGGCTGGAGTGTCTTGGCTTCCGGATGGCCCTCAACGACGGCCGGCCTCCGCAACTGGACGAGGGCTGGATGCAGCCGGCCAGTGTGACGTTCGCCGAACGACTGGCGACCCAGGCGGCCGCAGCAGCCCGTCGCTAG
- a CDS encoding Rossmann-fold NAD(P)-binding domain-containing protein encodes MKILILGGTAFLSAATARQAVGRGHQVTCLARGTSSRPPEGTAWVHADRDLGIDAYAGVAGEWDAVIDVSRQPGQVRDALQTLGERAGLWTFVSTVSVYTDDATPGQDESAALHPPLQADTYTDPEQYGPAKVACEAAVIESVGDRAHISRAGLIVGPGDVSDRFGYWPARFARGGRVLVPDTPDALTQVIDVDDLAGWLLDSAENRTAGILNAVGDPLPLSQLLDMVAQVAGDHDQQVRIDPAFLVEHGVEYWAGPRSLPLWLPAEYRGFGCRSNAAAGAAGMQLRPLVETAQRSLSYERQLGLDRDRRAGLSVDDELELLSEWSKRS; translated from the coding sequence ATGAAGATCTTGATCTTGGGCGGCACGGCGTTCCTGTCCGCGGCGACCGCGCGGCAGGCAGTGGGCCGGGGACATCAGGTGACCTGCCTGGCGCGCGGGACCAGTAGCCGGCCACCGGAGGGCACCGCATGGGTGCACGCCGATCGTGACCTTGGAATCGACGCCTACGCGGGGGTGGCGGGCGAGTGGGACGCGGTGATCGACGTCAGTCGCCAGCCCGGACAGGTCCGCGACGCGCTGCAGACGCTGGGAGAGCGGGCGGGCCTCTGGACGTTCGTATCCACCGTCTCGGTCTACACCGACGACGCGACACCGGGCCAGGACGAGTCGGCGGCACTGCACCCACCACTGCAGGCCGACACGTACACCGATCCGGAGCAGTACGGACCGGCCAAGGTTGCTTGCGAAGCTGCGGTGATCGAGTCGGTCGGTGACCGCGCGCACATCAGCAGAGCCGGCTTGATCGTCGGACCCGGCGACGTCAGCGATCGGTTCGGCTACTGGCCGGCACGGTTCGCCCGCGGCGGCCGAGTGCTGGTTCCCGACACGCCCGACGCCCTCACCCAGGTCATCGACGTCGATGATCTCGCCGGCTGGTTGCTGGACTCCGCCGAGAACCGAACTGCCGGGATCCTCAACGCAGTAGGCGATCCGCTGCCCTTGAGTCAGCTACTTGACATGGTGGCTCAGGTTGCCGGGGACCATGATCAACAGGTTCGGATCGATCCCGCCTTCCTGGTCGAGCACGGCGTCGAATACTGGGCCGGGCCGCGATCGTTGCCGCTGTGGCTGCCGGCCGAGTACCGCGGTTTCGGCTGCCGATCCAACGCGGCCGCCGGAGCTGCCGGGATGCAGTTGCGGCCGCTGGTCGAGACCGCGCAGCGTTCGCTGAGCTACGAGCGGCAGCTCGGTCTGGACCGTGACCGGCGGGCCGGGCTCAGTGTCGACGACGAACTCGAGCTCCTGTCGGAGTGGTCGAAACGATCTTGA
- a CDS encoding ABC transporter ATP-binding protein encodes MTAFPSEPVIQAEPEPVAEDDASALAELTNTLDRGRPDIGEPVLTVTELSIDYEVAEPVHAVKSASFELRRGEILGLAGESGCGKTTLAYGLNQLHRPPAVITGGSVIFHDATTNQDLDVLSLQGKELRRFRWSKVSMVFQGAMNSLNPVISVRAQLADVFATHAPSMSRDERLQRSQDLLELVGVERRRINSFAHELSGGMRQRVMIAMALALDPQLMIMDEPTTALDVVVQREILQEILRLRTELGFAVIFITHDLPLLLEIADRVAVMRDGNIVELATAEDLYFEPQHDYTKKLLGSFPSLTGDAGDFVRAGYQERR; translated from the coding sequence GTGACCGCATTCCCGAGCGAGCCGGTGATCCAGGCCGAGCCGGAGCCGGTCGCCGAGGACGACGCCTCGGCCTTGGCCGAACTGACCAACACCCTGGATCGTGGCCGGCCCGACATCGGCGAGCCGGTGCTCACCGTCACCGAGCTGAGCATCGACTACGAGGTCGCAGAACCTGTGCACGCGGTCAAGTCGGCGTCGTTCGAGTTGCGTCGCGGCGAGATCCTCGGGCTGGCGGGGGAGTCCGGTTGCGGCAAGACCACGCTGGCCTACGGACTGAACCAGTTGCATCGGCCGCCGGCGGTGATCACCGGCGGTTCGGTGATCTTCCACGACGCGACCACGAACCAGGACCTCGACGTTCTTTCCCTGCAGGGCAAGGAACTTCGCCGGTTCCGCTGGTCGAAGGTGTCGATGGTCTTCCAGGGGGCGATGAATTCGCTCAACCCGGTGATCAGCGTACGAGCTCAGCTGGCCGACGTGTTCGCCACCCATGCCCCGTCGATGAGCCGGGACGAGAGGCTGCAGCGCAGCCAGGACCTGCTGGAATTGGTCGGAGTGGAGCGACGGCGGATCAACTCGTTCGCGCACGAACTCTCCGGCGGCATGCGGCAGCGGGTGATGATCGCGATGGCGCTCGCCCTGGATCCGCAATTGATGATCATGGACGAGCCGACCACCGCCCTGGACGTGGTGGTCCAACGCGAGATCCTGCAGGAGATCCTGCGGCTGCGTACCGAACTGGGCTTCGCGGTCATCTTCATCACCCACGATCTGCCGCTGCTGCTGGAGATCGCCGACCGGGTCGCGGTGATGCGGGACGGCAACATCGTCGAACTGGCCACCGCCGAGGATCTCTACTTCGAGCCGCAGCACGACTACACCAAGAAGCTGCTGGGCTCCTTCCCGTCGCTGACCGGCGATGCGGGGGACTTCGTCCGAGCCGGCTATCAGGAGCGACGATGA
- the rplS gene encoding 50S ribosomal protein L19: MANTVSSQLIDALDADSLRDDVPDFRPGDTVKVHVRVVEGNRSRVQLFTGVVIARSGGGVRESFTVRKVSFGVGVERTFPVHSPIIDKIEVDRRGDVRRAKLYYLRGLRGKAAKIKEKREA; this comes from the coding sequence ATGGCCAACACGGTCTCTTCCCAGCTGATCGACGCGCTCGATGCGGATTCGCTGCGCGACGACGTTCCCGACTTCCGCCCCGGCGACACCGTCAAGGTGCACGTCCGCGTGGTCGAGGGCAACCGTTCCCGCGTTCAGCTCTTCACCGGTGTCGTCATTGCCCGGTCCGGCGGCGGCGTCCGCGAGTCCTTCACCGTACGCAAGGTCAGCTTCGGTGTCGGCGTCGAGCGGACCTTCCCGGTGCACAGCCCGATCATCGACAAGATCGAGGTCGATCGCCGCGGTGACGTCCGCCGCGCGAAGCTCTACTACCTGCGCGGTCTGCGCGGCAAGGCCGCCAAGATCAAGGAGAAGCGCGAGGCCTGA
- a CDS encoding DUF4232 domain-containing protein, translating to MREHSKINFGRLLAASSVLALAGIGVTAASAATLPAADASAEATAPPATVRDLHVGVKPIDNSSAGHYYVWLTFKNTSHHRVSMYGYSGVSFVAYGNGTQVGLPTGWEHNRRPHRVVLAPGAKTKELVTITDAGVYGGRTVRTDGFRVYIPDSRAAVFVPYKTRATTRHVRQLAVEPVGAKIP from the coding sequence ATGCGTGAACACAGCAAGATCAACTTCGGTCGCTTGCTGGCGGCGTCGTCGGTCCTGGCCCTGGCCGGGATCGGTGTCACCGCCGCCTCCGCAGCGACCCTGCCCGCCGCCGACGCCTCCGCCGAGGCCACCGCGCCGCCGGCCACCGTGCGCGATCTGCACGTCGGCGTGAAGCCGATCGACAACAGCAGCGCCGGTCACTACTACGTCTGGCTCACCTTCAAGAACACCTCCCATCATCGGGTGTCGATGTACGGCTACTCGGGCGTCTCGTTCGTCGCGTACGGCAACGGCACCCAAGTAGGCCTGCCGACCGGCTGGGAACACAACCGACGGCCGCACCGGGTCGTGCTGGCGCCCGGCGCGAAGACCAAGGAACTGGTCACCATCACCGACGCCGGCGTCTACGGCGGCAGGACCGTGAGGACCGACGGCTTCCGCGTCTACATCCCCGACTCTCGCGCGGCGGTGTTCGTCCCGTACAAGACCCGGGCGACCACCCGGCACGTCCGCCAGTTGGCGGTCGAACCGGTGGGTGCGAAGATCCCGTGA
- a CDS encoding ABC-F family ATP-binding cassette domain-containing protein — translation MSAVLVCHDLSFSFPTGETVLDGLDCTFTEGFTGLVGRNGAGKSTLIKLLAGDLSPTSGQLSRPDRVGYLPQDLVLDGDRSVASVLGIEAIIAALAKVDAGNGELDDFEIIGDNWDIEERVGAELAAFGFADLDLARPIGTLSGGQVVLLALAGLFLSRPDVLLLDEPTNNLDHAARDRLYAAVRRWPGPVIAVSHDRELLMLCDQIAELRDSEIAFYGGNFADYTEAVAIEQEAAARAVRTAEANLKRQKRELIEAQTKIDRRNRYGKAYAEKSGMPKILAGAMKRKAEVSNGKLRNGLESDVDDARKQLDEAEERVRDDDQVRVDLSNTSLPAGRDVVISHDLVLRNGVAVDLHIRGPERLALTGGNGTGKTTLIDTLTGAIPALSGSIEVRVPYRVLPQRLQILDDDLPVLTSVSRLAPGADDNTLRARLARFLLGADEITRPARTLSGGELFRASLAALLLAEPPPQLLILDEPTNNLDLSTVAALTSALRQYQGALLVISHDRPFLDEIGLTGELTFTDEPEPGRFARVETIGTETVETAAIETGPIGAKAVG, via the coding sequence ATGTCTGCCGTGTTGGTCTGTCACGACCTTTCCTTCTCTTTCCCCACCGGCGAGACCGTGCTCGACGGGCTCGACTGCACCTTCACCGAGGGTTTCACCGGTCTGGTCGGCCGCAACGGTGCCGGCAAGTCGACCTTGATCAAATTGCTGGCCGGTGATCTGTCACCCACCTCGGGGCAGTTGAGCCGGCCGGACCGGGTCGGCTACCTGCCGCAGGATCTCGTCCTGGACGGAGATCGCAGCGTCGCATCCGTCCTCGGCATCGAGGCGATCATCGCCGCACTGGCGAAGGTCGACGCCGGCAACGGTGAGCTCGACGACTTCGAGATCATCGGCGACAACTGGGACATCGAGGAACGCGTCGGCGCCGAGTTGGCGGCCTTCGGCTTCGCCGATCTTGATCTTGCTCGGCCGATCGGGACGCTGTCCGGCGGTCAGGTGGTATTGCTGGCGCTGGCCGGTCTCTTCCTGAGCCGCCCGGACGTGCTGTTGCTGGACGAGCCGACCAACAATCTTGATCATGCGGCGAGGGATCGCCTCTACGCCGCGGTACGCCGCTGGCCGGGGCCGGTGATCGCGGTCAGCCATGATCGCGAACTCTTGATGCTGTGTGATCAGATCGCCGAGTTGCGAGACTCCGAGATCGCCTTCTACGGTGGGAATTTCGCCGACTACACCGAGGCGGTCGCGATCGAGCAGGAGGCGGCGGCTCGGGCCGTACGCACCGCCGAGGCCAACCTGAAACGGCAGAAGCGGGAGTTGATCGAGGCGCAGACCAAGATCGACCGGCGCAACCGCTACGGCAAGGCGTACGCAGAGAAGAGCGGTATGCCGAAGATCCTCGCCGGGGCGATGAAACGCAAGGCGGAGGTGTCCAACGGCAAGCTGCGCAACGGATTGGAGTCCGACGTCGACGACGCCAGGAAGCAATTGGACGAGGCCGAGGAGCGGGTGCGCGACGATGATCAAGTACGCGTCGATCTGAGCAACACGTCGTTGCCGGCCGGCCGCGACGTCGTGATCAGCCACGACCTGGTGCTGCGCAACGGGGTTGCCGTCGACCTGCACATCCGCGGCCCGGAACGGCTCGCGCTGACCGGCGGCAACGGCACCGGCAAGACCACCCTGATCGACACCCTCACCGGTGCGATTCCGGCGTTGTCCGGTTCGATCGAGGTCCGGGTGCCGTACCGGGTGCTGCCACAACGGCTGCAGATCCTGGACGACGATCTGCCGGTGCTCACTTCGGTGTCCCGGTTGGCGCCCGGCGCCGACGACAACACGCTGCGGGCTCGGCTGGCCCGGTTCCTGCTCGGCGCCGATGAGATCACCCGGCCCGCTCGTACGCTGTCCGGCGGCGAGCTGTTCCGGGCCAGCCTGGCAGCCCTGCTGCTGGCCGAGCCGCCGCCGCAGTTGTTGATCCTGGACGAGCCGACCAACAACCTGGACCTGAGCACCGTCGCCGCGCTGACCTCGGCGCTGCGGCAGTATCAGGGCGCCCTGTTGGTGATCAGCCACGACCGCCCGTTCCTGGACGAGATCGGGCTGACCGGTGAGCTGACCTTCACCGACGAGCCCGAGCCGGGACGGTTCGCCCGGGTCGAGACCATCGGCACAGAGACCGTCGAAACGGCAGCCATCGAGACAGGGCCTATCGGCGCGAAGGCGGTGGGCTGA
- a CDS encoding ribonuclease HII, which produces MSTFTSGIGIPRVQVRRDSGLYGYERALQRVGLAPVAGADEAGRGACAGPLVAGAVILSDAKSKQISGLRDSKLLTAAARERCYDQIVDKALAWSVVAVEPEECDRLGMHVANLEALRRALLRLDIAPTYVLTDGFSVDGLGVPGLSIWKGDRVAACVAAASVIAKVTRDRIMVELDAVYPEYEFAVHKGYCTPLHQGHLDRLGPTPTHRMRFDNVARTVRPGQVVRSFPGLHVGESCGHEESESDERRGS; this is translated from the coding sequence ATGAGCACCTTCACGTCCGGCATCGGGATACCTCGAGTGCAGGTACGCCGCGACAGCGGCCTGTACGGCTACGAGCGTGCGCTGCAGCGGGTCGGGTTGGCGCCGGTGGCCGGCGCGGACGAGGCCGGACGCGGTGCCTGCGCCGGACCGCTGGTGGCCGGTGCGGTGATCCTCTCCGACGCCAAGTCCAAACAGATCAGCGGCCTGCGGGACTCCAAGCTGCTGACGGCTGCGGCCCGGGAACGTTGCTACGACCAGATCGTGGACAAGGCGCTGGCCTGGTCGGTGGTCGCGGTCGAGCCCGAGGAGTGCGACCGGCTCGGCATGCACGTGGCCAACCTGGAGGCGCTACGCCGGGCGTTGCTGCGGCTGGACATCGCGCCGACGTACGTGCTGACCGACGGGTTCAGCGTGGACGGTCTCGGGGTGCCGGGACTGTCGATCTGGAAGGGGGACCGGGTCGCTGCCTGCGTGGCGGCGGCGTCGGTGATCGCCAAGGTCACCCGGGACCGGATCATGGTCGAACTCGACGCCGTCTATCCGGAGTACGAGTTCGCCGTCCACAAGGGGTATTGCACGCCGCTGCACCAGGGCCACCTGGACCGGCTGGGGCCGACGCCGACCCACCGGATGCGATTCGACAATGTCGCTCGCACGGTCCGGCCGGGCCAGGTCGTACGGTCATTTCCTGGGCTCCACGTCGGGGAGTCCTGCGGTCACGAGGAAAGCGAGTCGGATGAGCGCCGAGGATCTTGA
- a CDS encoding ABC transporter ATP-binding protein produces MTTLAVRELCKRFRLRNGLKTSTLNAVTDVSFELAEGRTLALVGQSGSGKSTVARMIAQLERPTSGEIWLGDLPIARRGGGLKMYRNRVQMVFQDPFASLNPFHSVGHHIERPLRISGLAKSDDEAGKKVLELLERVNLTPADRFVDRHPHELSGGQRQRVAIARALAPSPSVLIADEPVSMLDVSIRLEVLNLLARIQQEEKLAMLYITHDLATARHFSDEILVMYRGKVVERGSADEVILNPQAEFTKALRTASPEPAMSQRFIDEARRRGVPMPDHVNRAG; encoded by the coding sequence ATGACCACATTGGCGGTTCGCGAGCTGTGCAAGAGATTCCGGCTGCGCAACGGGCTGAAGACCAGCACCCTGAACGCGGTCACCGACGTCTCGTTCGAGTTGGCCGAAGGCAGGACCCTGGCGCTGGTCGGTCAGTCCGGATCGGGCAAGTCCACCGTCGCGCGGATGATCGCGCAGCTGGAACGCCCGACCTCCGGTGAGATCTGGCTCGGCGACCTCCCGATCGCGCGTCGGGGCGGGGGCCTGAAGATGTACCGGAACCGGGTCCAGATGGTCTTCCAGGACCCGTTCGCCTCGCTGAATCCCTTCCACAGCGTGGGTCATCACATCGAACGACCGCTGCGGATCAGCGGCCTGGCCAAGTCCGACGACGAGGCAGGGAAGAAGGTGCTCGAGCTGCTCGAGCGGGTGAACCTCACCCCGGCCGACCGGTTCGTTGACCGGCACCCGCACGAGTTGTCCGGGGGGCAGCGGCAGCGGGTCGCGATCGCCCGGGCGTTGGCGCCGTCACCGAGCGTGCTGATCGCCGACGAACCGGTGTCCATGCTGGACGTGTCGATCCGGCTGGAGGTGCTGAATCTGCTGGCCCGGATCCAGCAGGAGGAAAAGCTGGCGATGCTCTACATCACCCACGACCTGGCCACCGCCCGGCACTTCTCCGACGAGATCCTGGTGATGTATCGCGGCAAGGTGGTGGAGCGTGGCTCGGCCGACGAGGTGATCTTGAACCCGCAGGCGGAGTTCACCAAGGCCCTGCGGACGGCGTCCCCGGAGCCGGCGATGAGTCAGCGGTTCATCGACGAGGCGCGCCGTCGTGGCGTGCCTATGCCCGATCACGTGAACCGCGCAGGGTAG